The Thalassotalea sediminis genome includes the window TCTGCTGCAGCTTTAGCTTCTGCTTCAGCTTTTTCTTGTGCTTCTTTTTCCGCTTGTTCACGTAATTTACGTGCTTCTTCACTTTCCGCAGGCGCTTCTACTTTTGTTTTTTCGATTTTTTCAGCTTTTTCTTTCGATGCTTCTTTAGCTTTACGCTCAGCTTCGGCCTTTGCTTTCGCTTTGGCTTCAGCTTCTGCCTTTGCTTTTGCTTCAGCTTTTGCCTTTGCTTCAGCTTCTGCTCTTGCTTTTGCTTCAGCTTCTTCTTTAGCTCTTGCTTCAGCTTCGGCTTTCTCTTGCGCTTCTAATTCAGCTTGTGCTTGTTGTTCTTCTATATCGCTACGCTTAACGTAGGTACGCTTTTTACGCACTTCAACTTGCACTGACTTAGCTTTACTACCAGAGCCAAGTACTAAGGTTGATTTCTTCTTACGACTCAATGTCATTTTACTTGGCTTAGCGGCTGAGTCGTCGCCATGTTGCTTACGCAAGTGCTCAAGTAATGATTCTTTCTCTTGTTGAGAAACTTCGTCAGTCGACGATTTTTCAATACCAATTTCTGATAACTGGCTTACCAATCTTTCGACCGGCGCACCTATTTCATTGGCAAGTTCTTCTACTGTTACAGATGCCATCTATATAGTTCTCCCGGCGATTATTCTTCGTTAAACCAACATATATTACGAGCGGCCATAATGAGGTCGCCTGCTGTTTTTTCATCAAGTTCTTCTATATCAGAAATATCATCTACCCCTTGTTCAGCTAAGTCTTCTAGCGTAATAATGCCACGACTTGCCAATACAAATGCTAGGTGACGATCTAACCCTTCAAGGTTAAGAAGATCTTCTGCTGGTTCTGCATTTTCTAATGATTCTTCACTTGCTAAAGCCTGTGTCGTCAATGCTGCTTTAGCACGGCCTCTCAACTCTTCAACAATGTCTTCATCCATGCCGTCAATCTCTAATAACTCTGACGCTGGTACATAAGCAATTTCTTCAAGAGAAGTAAAACCTTCTTCAGCTAATAACGTGGCAAAATCTTCATCAATATCGAGCTTTTCAGTGAAAAGATTCAGTACTTTATCGTTTTCAGCTTGGTGCTTTTCGTTCATGTCATCAACCGTCATTACATTTAGTTCCCAACCAGTTAGGTTGCTTGCTAAACGAACATTTTGACCGTTACGACCAATCGCCATTGCTAAGTTGCCTTCTTCAACAGCGATATCCATAGTACGTTTGTCTTCATCAACAATAATAGAAGCGACCTCTGCAGGTGCCATTGCATTAATAACAAACTGTGCAGGGTTATCGTCAAATAACACGATATCAACGCGTTCCCCACCTAATTCGCCAGAAACTGCTTGTACACGCGAACCTCGCATACCGACACAAGCACCAACAGGATCAATGCGCTTATCATTAGATTTAACAGCGATTTTTGCGCGAGATCCTGGATCACGAGCTGCCCCGCGAATTTCCAACATTTCTTCGCCAATTTCTGGCACTTCAACGCGGAAAAGCTCAATCAACATTTCTGGCTTTGTACGTGAAACAAATAATTGTGCGCCACGTGCTTCCGGCTTAATCGCATATAACAAACCGCGTACGCGATCACCCGGACGAAAAACTTCACGTGGTAATAAGTCATCACGATAAATTACCGCTTCTGCATTATTACCTAAGTCAAGAATTACGCTATCGCGGTTGGCTTTTTTCACAACACCCGTGATTAATTCTCCAACCTGATCTTGGTATGAATCAACAATTAACGCACGCTCTGCTTCACGTACTTTTTGAACGATCACTTGTTTTGCTGTTTGCGTAGTAATGCGATCAAACTTTATTGATTCAATTTGTTCTTCAACATAGTCACCTAACTGAACTTCTGGGGCATCATATTGTGCAGCCGCCAGACCAATTTCAGCATAAGGGTTTTCCATTGCTTCTTGAGTATCTTCGATGACTAACCAACGTCTAAACGTGTCAAATTCTCCTGACTTACGATCGATAGAAACTCGAACAGAAATATCGCCCTCATACTTTTTCTTAGTCGCGGTTTCTAATGCAGTTTCCATTGCCTGAAAAATACTTTCACGCGGTAATGCTTTTTCATTAGAAACGGCATCTACAACTAGTAATACTTCCTTACTCATGCTTTTTAGCCTATATGTTAATCGTTATCGTTTAAATTGTTGTTAATCAAATTTAGGGACAAGGTTACCTTTATCAATATTACTAAAGATAATCTCGTAACTTTCCCCGTCTACTACAACAACCAAAGTGTCATTTTCTATCGTTTCGAGTACGCCTTTAAACTTTCTACGTCCGTTTAAAGGCATACTTAGTTTAATATTAATGGTTTCACCTATTATCTCTTGATAATGTGCAAGCGAAAATAAAGGACGATCTAGTCCAGGAGAAGAGACTTCTAAGCTATATTCAGTGCTAATTGGATCTTCAACATCCAATATCGCGCCAACCGAGTGGCTAACTTCAGCACAATCATCAACATTAATGCCATTTTCGTGATCAATAAAAACACGTAGTACAGAATGTTTTCCTGCACTTACAAACTCTACGCCTAGTAGTTCTTTACCTACGGCTTCTACAGCTGGGCGTAACATTTCTGTTAACTTGTCTTCAAATTTAGCCAATCAACTTCTCCAATTTCATTTAATCCAGATATAAAAAAAGGGCTTAAAGCCCAGCGATAATTCATGCTGTAATATATCTATTTACAGATATAAAAAAACCCCATAAAGGGGCCATAATCACTGAAGCCCGCAATGTTAACAATAGATAAAAATTGTTAACTGATATAACAATAACGACTATGGAAAATCCCATTATTCGCCTTCAGTGATTGTCATATCAAAAAAGATGGGCAAGATTATATAGATTTAACGTAAGATTCGCAAGTGACTTTATTACCTTATTGTTGATTCATTACACAGCAAATATCTAATAAATTTGATTTTACTCTTTCTAACGCCCACAATTAGGTTAACTATTATAAAATAAAGAAATTACAATACGTTAGTATTGTATAGTTTTTCATGATATAACGATAACCATCGTCAAAAATTTCAAGCTAACCAGTTGTCTTTAAGAAAGTTATTAAACACAACGTATAGTGTTTAAGCCGTTAACTGATAATTGAAATGCTGGTGAGCATATGACTGCACTGTTGAAGGGTTATTATGTTTACTTATTCACAAATTATTACTCGTAATATTGGTTACGCTTTATTGTTTAACCTTGTGATTCTTGTGATTACCTTTTTCTTATCTCAGCAACAAATCGCCACAAAGCAAAGCCAACAAGCTACAACGTTAGCGCTCGTGTTTAAACAGTCTGCAGACACAACCTACGAACAAGTTGCGCAATCTATATTCCAAAGCGGGCAATATCAATCGTTAAAAGTTTCGTTTAACAAAGATATTATTTTTCATAAAGCATCCAACGTATCCATACTTGCCAGTATCTTTAGCATTGAGCCATCAGTACAATCGCTACCCAATAACTATCGTATAGAATACCGTGTCAGCTCGAGTAATACGGTAAATTTCTTTTATAGCCTTTTAATCGCCATTTTAGTTTGCTCAATTTTCATTGCTCTACTTGCAGGAAAGCTAAGTATTAATCGATACGGTGAAATAATTAAACGTGTTAATCAACAAATTAGTCATGACTTAAAGCATGTTATTAATGCTGAGGGCGAGAAAAGTCATTCAGTACTCTTTGATTTACCTGAGTTAGATGCAGGCATTAATGAGATTAAACGACAAATTTCAAGTCATTTGGATGAAACAAAAGCACTTGAAACCGACGCTTATGTTGACCATTTAACACAACTTGAGAATCGCACTCGATTTGTACAGTTTTTTGAAGCAAATCATCAAAATATTGAGTTTGGTGTATTAAGCATCACTCGCTGTTCAGAACTACAAACCATTAATCAAATTCATGGTTATCACGAAGGTGACAATTATATTGCTAAAGTAGCCGAGATAATCAAACACAATATTGGCCCTCATAAAGGCGCAAAAATTTTCAGACTCAATAGTTCTGATTTTGCTTGTATTATGCCTAACACAACAATAAAAGAAGCTGAAACGTTTGCAGATAACCTTTCAGGTCGTTTTAATGACTTCCAACTGTCGTCAGATCTCGACTCAGTTGCTTATACAGGGTTAGTTCCCTTTTCAAAAAGTAACCCATTAGGTGAACTATTAGCGCTTGCTGATACCGCAATAAGTGTTGCTCAAACTCAGCAAATTAACGCATGGTATGCACAAACCGACACTGATATATTAAGTGGCGATAGCGCCAGTTACGGCAATCAAAATTGGCGTCAAGAAATTGAAAGTGTGATTGAAAACCAACGCGTTACATTGTTGGTACAACACATAAAGCCAAATACACGTACAACAAAGGTATACGGTGAATTCCTGGCACGTTTTCTCAATGCTAATAATGACATGTTACCCACAGTGTCTTTTATCGCTATGGCTGAAAAGCTCGATAAAATTGTCGACGTTGATCGAATGATTGTAGAGCAAGCGATGACGTTGATTAGCCAGAAAAATTTATTAGACCAACACTTTGGCATTAACATTAGCCCTCGCACCATTCACGACGAACATTTTTTAATTTGGCTCGAAAGACGATTACTGCGTGATCCTAAGATTAGTGCAAATTTAGTTTTTGAAATTAGTGAATTTGGGCTACAGCAGAATATAAAAAGCAGCAAGCGTTTCATCGATATGCTTCATCGTGCTGGTGCACGAGTAACCGTAGAACGTTTTGGTGTTGGCTTAACGTCGTTTAAATTCTTTCGGGATTTAAAGCCAGATTTTATCAAAATGGACAGTACCTATACACGCGACATTGATGAAGATAAAAACAATCAGTACTTTTTAAGGTTAATGATCGATCTAGCACATCGTTTAAGTATTACTGTGTTAGCTGAAAGTGTAGAGAGCCAAGAAGAAAAGTTCACACTTGAAAAACTCTTTATTGATGGCTGCCAAGGGTACTACATAGGAAAACCTGAAAAAATTTAGTCTCATTTAAGCGACTTTGTTAATTTCACTCAAAACTTAATACGTATATAAACCAAGCCTGTAAGCCATCGAAGCGGAATATTTCATTGATTTATTACAGGCCTTACAATTAATATTGCATATGCAATATAATTTTTTCACTCAAGATGTTGTTATCTGTGATAGAAAATCGGATAATACCCTCAATTTTTAAGAACTTCGCAGAAAAATGACTGACTACTTTTTATTACTAGTGGGCACGGTATTAGTCAATAACTTCGTGCTCGTTAAGTTTCTGGGACTCTGCCCTTTTATGGGTGTGTCTTCTAAAACTGAAACAGCAATCGGCATGTCATACGCAACAACGTTTGTTATGACACTAGCGTCGTTGATCAGTTATTTAGTACAGACTTATATACTTGCACCTCTTTCTCTTGAATATTTAACAACCATGACCTTTATTCTCGTCATTGCAGTTGTCGTACAGTTTACTGAAATGGTTGTACATAAAACCAGTGCAAATTTATATCGCTCTCTTGGCATATTTTTACCATTAATTACCACCAACTGTGCCGTATTAGGTGTTGCCTTGTTAAACATGTATGAACGTCATAACTTCATTGAATCTATTGTTTATGGTTTTAGTGCGGCACTTGGTTTTTCGTTGGTGCTTGTTATGTTTTCCGCGATGCGTGAAAAATTAGCGAATGCCGATATTCCTAAACCTTTTAAAGGTTCTGCAATTGCGATGATCACAGCTGGACTTATGTCACTCGCATTTATGGGCTTTAGTGGCTTGGTGAAATTTTAATGACAGCTATTATCGCAATTTTAATTTTAGGGTTAATTGGTCTAGCGTTTGGCGCTTTACTTGGTTTTGCTTCAGTAAAATTCAAAGTAGAAGGTGATCCACTTGCCCAACAAATTGATGAGTTATTACCACAAACGCAATGTGGGCAATGTGGTTATCCAGGCTGTAAACCTTACGCGGAAGCAGTAGCGAATGGTGAAGCAATTAATAAATGTGCACCTGGCGGTGAAGAAACGATTAAAAAAATTGCTGATTTAATGGGTGTAGAACCAATCGCCATGGATGAAAGTCATGACGCAGACAATACACCTAAAGTCGCTTTTATCATCGAAGAAGATTGTATTGGCTGTACCAAGTGTATTCAAGCTTGCCCTGTCGATGCCATTATTGGTGCAACAAAACAAATGCATACCGTTATTGTTGATGAGTGTACAGGTTGTGATTTATGCGTTGCACCTTGTCCTGTCGATTGCATTGAAATGCGACCAATCAAGCAAACAACGCGCAACTGGCAATGGGATCTTGAAAGCATTCCAGTAACAGAAATTAAGTAACGAGGTTGATTTGGAATCCGTAATTGAACGTATAGAACGCGGCCAATTCTGGCAGTTTCATGGGGGTATTCACCCACCTGAAATGAAGTTCTTGACCAATGACAAACCAATCAGGTCTTTACCTTTGCCTGAAAAACTCGTCATTCCCGTGCAACAGCATATTGGCGAACCTGGTGACTTACTTGTAGCCGTTGGCGATCATGTATTAAAAGGACAACCATTAACGAAAGCAACAGCACCACTTGTTGTTCCTGTACATGCACCTACCAGTGGCAAAATTACAGCTATTGACTTACATATCATAGCCCACCCTTCTGGGTTAAGAGAGCTTTGTATAACGCTTGAACCAGACGGTGAAGATAAATGGCGAGAACGTCAAATAACGCCCAATTATCATGCGTTATCGAAGTCAGCATTGATTGAAAAAATTGCTGATGCTGGTATTTCGGGCATGGGCGGCGCAGGTTTCCCGACACACGTTAAAGTTAATACACAAGCACAAATTAATTATTTAATTATTAATGCCGCAGAATGTGAGCCATACATAACAGCCGATGACTTACTAATAAGAGAACATGCATGTTCAATTTTAGATGGCATTAATATTCTTGATAAAATCCTAGAACCAGCTTTTATTCTTATAGGCATAGAAGACAATAAACCCGAGGCCATTGAAGCTTTACGACATCAAACACAAGATAACGACAAAATAAAAGTCTGCGTGTTACCAACGAAATACCCAACCGGCGGTGAAAAACAATTAATAAAAGCATTGACCGGAAAAGAAGTTGCTTCAGGTGTATTGCCGAGCTCTTTAGGGATTGTCATGCAAAATATTGCGACCTGCTTTTCAATTGCAGAGGCTGTAATTTCAGACACTCCACTAATAAAACGCGTTGTTACCGTGAGCGGACAAGCATTATCTAAACCGCAAAATGTTTGGGCGTTATTAGGCACACCGGTCGCCAATTTACTAAAACAATGCGGCTACCCTGAACAATCTAAAAAACATTTCATCATGGGTGGACCAATGATGGGATTTAGTTTAGCTAGTGACAAAATACCGATTGTTAAAACAACGAACTGTATTTTAGCGCCAAGCGAAAAAGAAATACCCGACGATAATCAGGAAGTAGAATGTATTCGTTGTGGTCAGTGTGCAGAAGCGTGTCCTGCGCAATTATTACCACAAGAGCTACAGTGGTATGCCAAGGCGCAAGATTATGATCAACTCAATAAATTAAATTTATTTGATTGTATTGAATGTGGCGCCTGTGCTTATGTTTGTCCAAGCCATATCCCATTAGTGCACTATTATCGTGTCGCAAAGGCAGAGATACGCGAACAAAAGCTATTAGATATTAAAGCAGAAAAAGCAAAACAACGGTTTGAAGCACGTAAAGCAAGGCTAGAACGTGAAAAAGCAGCGCGCGAAGAGAAACATAAAAAAGCAGCAGAAGCCCGCAAAGCAAGAATGAACGCGGGTACTAAGGAAGCGAAAGAAGAAAAATCAGCGGTAGCTGCCGCGCTTGCTCGCGTTCAAGCAAAGAAAGCCCAGAAATCTGCTACCAATGACGCTAATACCTCGTCTGAAAATAGTTCACCTGTCGCTGCTGCAGTAGCACGCGCAAAAGCTAAAAAAGCGGCACAGAAGGCGTCAGAAAAAACAACGTCAGATGATAAAAAAGCGCGAGTTGCTGCTGCGGTTGCCCGCGCAAAAGCTAAAAAAGAACAAACAGCGGAAAGTACCCCCCAAGAAAGCAACACCACTACGTTACCATCAGATAACGCACAAGATGAAAAAAAAGCCCGCATCGCTGCTGCGGTTGCAAAGGCTAAGGCGAAAAAAGCATCTGTCCTCAGTGACAACGAAAGTAGCACTGAACAAAGCCAATATACGCAGCTTTCTACTGAAAGTTCACAAGAAGTAGACACTAAAGTGGCCAAAGAAAACGATAAGAAGGCACGTGTGGCCGCCGCAGTTGCAAAAGCAAAGGCTAAAAAAGAAAAAACGACTAACAATGAGTTTGAAACGTCAATTGAAGAGAATGATGTTCAAAATATACAAGAAGAAAAGCAGTCAACACCATCTGTAGATAAAGATGATGAAAAAAAAGCGCGCATAGCCGCCGCAGTTGCGAAAGCTAAAGCAAAAAAACAGCAAAAGAATAATCAGCAAGGCTAAATATAATGGCGTATTGGATCGCAAGTTCACCACATGATCACCAACAGAGTAAAACCTCTGCACTTATGCGTTTGGTAATCTATGCCACAATACCTGGCATTTTCGCACAATGGTACTTTTTTGGCTGGGGGAATTTAATTCATATCTCCCTCGCTATTGCAACAGCGCTAATAAGTGAATTTTTTATTTTATCATTGCGTGAAAAAAATATTCGTAGGCAAATTTTTGATGGAAGCGCGATTCTAACTGCTATTTTACTGGGTATTAGTTTACCTGCACTCGCTCCTTGGTGGATATCAGTTTTAGGCAGTCTATTTGCGATAGCAATTGTTAAACAATTGTATGGCGGCTTAGGGCACAATGTGTTTAACCCTGCCATGGCAGCTTATGTAATGTTGCTGATTTCATTTCCTGTTCAGATGACGTCATGGCAACCACCTTTAACGCTTATGGCGTTAGATCTCGACTTTTATAATACGCTATCTGTAATTTTCACTGACTATACAAGACAAGGTTATTCTGTCGAACAGTTGCAGATGCATATTGATGGTTTCACCATGGCTACGCCACTCGATACGTTAAAAACCAGTATAACCATGGGTAATACTGTTGAAGAAAGCCTAAACACCCCCGTTATTGGTGAGTATTTTGGTGTAGGTTGGCAATGGATTAACGCCGCATTTTTGCTTGGTGGTATAGTGCTCATAGCAAAACGCGCAATTTCTTGGGTAACGCCAGTAAGCTTTTTATTAACATTGTTTATCTGTACTTTTATCGCGTTTTTATTAAGCCCTGATACGAATGCCTCTACTATGTTCCACTGGTTAAATGGTGCAACTATGTTAGGTGCCTTTTTTATTCTTACTGATCCAGTATCAGGAGCAACGAGTACCAAAGGAAGAATACTTTTTGCGGCCCTTGCTGGCTTTTTAGTCTTTATCATTAGAAAGTTTGGTGGTTATCCAGATGCCGTAGCATTCTCCGTGCTGCTATGTAATATGTGTGCTCCGTTAATTGACCAATACACACGACCAAGAACTTATGGGCATAAATAGGACGGAATGATGAAAAAAGCTATAGAACAAAATGCCAAGTTGCTCGCTATCTTTGCGATAGCCTGTACAGCATTGGTTGCACTTGTTGATTTTCTCACTAAGGACACCATTGCACAGCAACAGCAACAGAACTTAATTAAAAGCTTAGCCGTTATCATAGATCCCAACGATCACACCAACAACATGAGCACAGCGTGTATTTTATTAAATGACGAAGCCATCGGCGAAACACCTCAAAAAGCCTACTTAGGCTATATAGACGAAAAGCCCGCTTCAATCGCAATGACAATCACTGCACCTGATGGCTATAATGGCAATATTGAATTGCTCATTGGTATGAATATTAATGGCAAGGTTACCGGTATGCGCACCTTAAAACATCAAGAAACACCTGGGTTAGGTGATAAAATTGAGCTTAGGAAGAGTGATTGGATTTTAAGCTTTAATAACAAATTACTCAATGGTGAGTCGGATCCTCAATGGGCAGTAAAAAAAGACGGGGGCAGCTTTGATCAATTTACCGGAGCAACCATTACACCAAGAGCCATTGTAAACGCGAGTAAGCGTGCCGTTTTGTATTTTCAGCAACATAAAGACAACATCTACACTAGCACAAAAACATGTCAGGAAAACTAATGAATATTCCACAAGAATACAAAGAGTTAACATGGCAAGGGCTCTGGAAAAATAACCCAGGTCTTGTGCAATTACTTGGCTTATGCCCGTTATTAGCAGTAACATCTACTGTCGTTAATGCACTTGGATTAGGGTTGGCGACGTTATTTGTTTTAATCTGTTCGAATGCAACGGTCTCATTAATTCAAAAATGGGTACCAAAAGAAATACGTATTCCTATATTCGTACTGATTATTGCAGCATTTGTGACTTGTGTTCAATTACTAATGAATGCTTTTGCCTTTTCTTTATACGAATCACTCGGTATATTTTTACCCTTAATTGTCACCAATTGCGCCATCATTGGTCGAGCAGAAGCTTACGCATCTAAAAATCCCGTAAAACAAGCGAGTTTTGATGGCCTAATGATGGGAACAGGCTTTTTACTTGTACTGTTGGTTCTCGGCGCAGTTAGAGAACTTCTCGGGCAAGGTACATTATTTGATGGCGCTGACCTACTGCTAGGCAATTGGGCAGCTGATTTACGCATCGAAGTATTCGCATTAGATAATCAATTTTTACTAGCTATACTCCCTCCTGGCGCCTTTATCGCGATGGGCTTTTTAATCGCAATAA containing:
- a CDS encoding EAL domain-containing protein; the protein is MFTYSQIITRNIGYALLFNLVILVITFFLSQQQIATKQSQQATTLALVFKQSADTTYEQVAQSIFQSGQYQSLKVSFNKDIIFHKASNVSILASIFSIEPSVQSLPNNYRIEYRVSSSNTVNFFYSLLIAILVCSIFIALLAGKLSINRYGEIIKRVNQQISHDLKHVINAEGEKSHSVLFDLPELDAGINEIKRQISSHLDETKALETDAYVDHLTQLENRTRFVQFFEANHQNIEFGVLSITRCSELQTINQIHGYHEGDNYIAKVAEIIKHNIGPHKGAKIFRLNSSDFACIMPNTTIKEAETFADNLSGRFNDFQLSSDLDSVAYTGLVPFSKSNPLGELLALADTAISVAQTQQINAWYAQTDTDILSGDSASYGNQNWRQEIESVIENQRVTLLVQHIKPNTRTTKVYGEFLARFLNANNDMLPTVSFIAMAEKLDKIVDVDRMIVEQAMTLISQKNLLDQHFGINISPRTIHDEHFLIWLERRLLRDPKISANLVFEISEFGLQQNIKSSKRFIDMLHRAGARVTVERFGVGLTSFKFFRDLKPDFIKMDSTYTRDIDEDKNNQYFLRLMIDLAHRLSITVLAESVESQEEKFTLEKLFIDGCQGYYIGKPEKI
- the rsxC gene encoding electron transport complex subunit RsxC, which gives rise to MESVIERIERGQFWQFHGGIHPPEMKFLTNDKPIRSLPLPEKLVIPVQQHIGEPGDLLVAVGDHVLKGQPLTKATAPLVVPVHAPTSGKITAIDLHIIAHPSGLRELCITLEPDGEDKWRERQITPNYHALSKSALIEKIADAGISGMGGAGFPTHVKVNTQAQINYLIINAAECEPYITADDLLIREHACSILDGINILDKILEPAFILIGIEDNKPEAIEALRHQTQDNDKIKVCVLPTKYPTGGEKQLIKALTGKEVASGVLPSSLGIVMQNIATCFSIAEAVISDTPLIKRVVTVSGQALSKPQNVWALLGTPVANLLKQCGYPEQSKKHFIMGGPMMGFSLASDKIPIVKTTNCILAPSEKEIPDDNQEVECIRCGQCAEACPAQLLPQELQWYAKAQDYDQLNKLNLFDCIECGACAYVCPSHIPLVHYYRVAKAEIREQKLLDIKAEKAKQRFEARKARLEREKAAREEKHKKAAEARKARMNAGTKEAKEEKSAVAAALARVQAKKAQKSATNDANTSSENSSPVAAAVARAKAKKAAQKASEKTTSDDKKARVAAAVARAKAKKEQTAESTPQESNTTTLPSDNAQDEKKARIAAAVAKAKAKKASVLSDNESSTEQSQYTQLSTESSQEVDTKVAKENDKKARVAAAVAKAKAKKEKTTNNEFETSIEENDVQNIQEEKQSTPSVDKDDEKKARIAAAVAKAKAKKQQKNNQQG
- the rsxG gene encoding electron transport complex subunit RsxG, which encodes MKKAIEQNAKLLAIFAIACTALVALVDFLTKDTIAQQQQQNLIKSLAVIIDPNDHTNNMSTACILLNDEAIGETPQKAYLGYIDEKPASIAMTITAPDGYNGNIELLIGMNINGKVTGMRTLKHQETPGLGDKIELRKSDWILSFNNKLLNGESDPQWAVKKDGGSFDQFTGATITPRAIVNASKRAVLYFQQHKDNIYTSTKTCQEN
- a CDS encoding electron transport complex subunit E, whose amino-acid sequence is MNIPQEYKELTWQGLWKNNPGLVQLLGLCPLLAVTSTVVNALGLGLATLFVLICSNATVSLIQKWVPKEIRIPIFVLIIAAFVTCVQLLMNAFAFSLYESLGIFLPLIVTNCAIIGRAEAYASKNPVKQASFDGLMMGTGFLLVLLVLGAVRELLGQGTLFDGADLLLGNWAADLRIEVFALDNQFLLAILPPGAFIAMGFLIAIKNVIDDKLAERQPKVQEEHIERVRVNFDS
- the rsxA gene encoding electron transport complex subunit RsxA, with amino-acid sequence MTDYFLLLVGTVLVNNFVLVKFLGLCPFMGVSSKTETAIGMSYATTFVMTLASLISYLVQTYILAPLSLEYLTTMTFILVIAVVVQFTEMVVHKTSANLYRSLGIFLPLITTNCAVLGVALLNMYERHNFIESIVYGFSAALGFSLVLVMFSAMREKLANADIPKPFKGSAIAMITAGLMSLAFMGFSGLVKF
- the nusA gene encoding transcription termination factor NusA, yielding MSKEVLLVVDAVSNEKALPRESIFQAMETALETATKKKYEGDISVRVSIDRKSGEFDTFRRWLVIEDTQEAMENPYAEIGLAAAQYDAPEVQLGDYVEEQIESIKFDRITTQTAKQVIVQKVREAERALIVDSYQDQVGELITGVVKKANRDSVILDLGNNAEAVIYRDDLLPREVFRPGDRVRGLLYAIKPEARGAQLFVSRTKPEMLIELFRVEVPEIGEEMLEIRGAARDPGSRAKIAVKSNDKRIDPVGACVGMRGSRVQAVSGELGGERVDIVLFDDNPAQFVINAMAPAEVASIIVDEDKRTMDIAVEEGNLAMAIGRNGQNVRLASNLTGWELNVMTVDDMNEKHQAENDKVLNLFTEKLDIDEDFATLLAEEGFTSLEEIAYVPASELLEIDGMDEDIVEELRGRAKAALTTQALASEESLENAEPAEDLLNLEGLDRHLAFVLASRGIITLEDLAEQGVDDISDIEELDEKTAGDLIMAARNICWFNEE
- the rsxB gene encoding electron transport complex subunit RsxB, translating into MTAIIAILILGLIGLAFGALLGFASVKFKVEGDPLAQQIDELLPQTQCGQCGYPGCKPYAEAVANGEAINKCAPGGEETIKKIADLMGVEPIAMDESHDADNTPKVAFIIEEDCIGCTKCIQACPVDAIIGATKQMHTVIVDECTGCDLCVAPCPVDCIEMRPIKQTTRNWQWDLESIPVTEIK
- the rsxD gene encoding electron transport complex subunit RsxD, with protein sequence MAYWIASSPHDHQQSKTSALMRLVIYATIPGIFAQWYFFGWGNLIHISLAIATALISEFFILSLREKNIRRQIFDGSAILTAILLGISLPALAPWWISVLGSLFAIAIVKQLYGGLGHNVFNPAMAAYVMLLISFPVQMTSWQPPLTLMALDLDFYNTLSVIFTDYTRQGYSVEQLQMHIDGFTMATPLDTLKTSITMGNTVEESLNTPVIGEYFGVGWQWINAAFLLGGIVLIAKRAISWVTPVSFLLTLFICTFIAFLLSPDTNASTMFHWLNGATMLGAFFILTDPVSGATSTKGRILFAALAGFLVFIIRKFGGYPDAVAFSVLLCNMCAPLIDQYTRPRTYGHK
- the rimP gene encoding ribosome maturation factor RimP, which translates into the protein MAKFEDKLTEMLRPAVEAVGKELLGVEFVSAGKHSVLRVFIDHENGINVDDCAEVSHSVGAILDVEDPISTEYSLEVSSPGLDRPLFSLAHYQEIIGETINIKLSMPLNGRRKFKGVLETIENDTLVVVVDGESYEIIFSNIDKGNLVPKFD